From the Candidatus Pelagibacter sp. IMCC9063 genome, the window CACCAGTGACAAAGGGAACCCTGTTTTTAAATTAGACCAGCTTGCACCCATGAATGGCATTGAGCATGGCAACGCACATGATGCTATTGGAGATGTATTGGCAACAATTGGGATCGCAAAAATTATTTCAGATAAAGCTCCCGCTGTTTGGAAAGCAAGCTTGATGACCACTAGCAAGGCGGAAGTAAATACCATCGTCCAAAATGAAAAATTATTTTGTTTTAACGAATATTTTTATGGAAAGGCAAGACCTTATGTAGTTACCTTTTTAGGCTTTCATCCAAAATATAGTTGGCCTCAATGTTTTGACCTTAAGGAAGATCCCAATACTTATTTTAATATGAGTATGGAAGACTTGAAAAAAGCAATGAAAAAAAGTCCTAAAATAATTAGGTCTGTCAAAAACAATAAGCATCCAATTATTATGAATCCAAAATTTGGAGAAAATTTTGAAGGATACAAACAATTAGGGATGGCTAAATTAATAGAGAGGGCAGAATTAATAAAAAATAATGAAGAATTTAAAAATAAAGTGGCAAGAATCTTAGAAGAAGAAGCCCAAGAAAAAGAAGATTTAGATTCTCAATTAGACGTTCAGGCAGAAGAGTCTATTTATTCAGGTGGGTTTGCATCAGAGCAAGACAAGTCAACTATGAAAACATTTCACCAATCTGACTGGAAAGATAAGTTATTAATTGCAGATAAATTTAAAGACCAAAGATTTAACTATTTTGCAAAACGTTTAATGTATGAAGAGAATCCATCTATTTTACCCAAAGATATGCATGATGAAATTCATCGTGCAATAGCAAAGCAAATCTTAAGTACTAATGATGAAAAATGGAATACCATTCCAAAAGCTTATAATGAACTTGATAATTTAAGAGCAAAATATGAAGAAGAGAATGACACAGAGCGCTTAGCTATGATGAATGATCTTAATAATTTTTTAGAAGAGATTGAAAAAAAATATCAAGACGCATAGTTGACAAATTAAGGTAGATGTTTAACTTTGTTTTTTTAACCTTAGGAGATTCTTTATGGCAACAAAACAAGTAACCGACGACAATTTTGAAAACGAAGTATTAAAATCAGAAAAGCCGGTATTAGTAGATTTTTGGGCTGAATGGTGTGGACCATGCAAAATGGTAGGCCCTGTTTTAGAGGAACTGTCAGATGAAATGGCAGATAAGCTTGTGATTGCAAAACATAATATTGACGATTCTCCCAACACACCAACAAAATATGGTGTTCGAGGAATCCCAACTATGCTTTTGTTTAGTGGTGGTCAATTAATTGACACTAAGGTAGGCGCAGCAAATAAATCAAATATTAAAGAGTGGTTAGATAGTAAAGTAAGATAATTGACTAAAATTATTTTAGATCTAATTTTATTTTATCTATTTTATTTATTTTTTTTTATTTCCTCTTCAGGATACGGAAAAATATTAATAAGTTTTTTATCCACTCAAAGCAAAAATGTTAATTATTTTGAGTTAAACTTATTTGGAAATATATTTTATTTAATAATAGGCTATTGTTTATATTTAACTTCTTCTTTTAATCCTATATTTAATATTATCCTGTTTTTTTTAGGAATTGGTATTTATTTTTTTTTCGAAAAAAATTTAAATATTATTTCATTAAAAAAAATTATATTTTATTTATCATTATTTTTTTCAGCACTTCTTATATCTAAACTGCATGAAGACTTTCTAACTTATCATTTTCCTGGGCTTCAAGAAATTTTTCTAAACAAACTAACTGTAGGATCTGGAAACATAAGCTTAAGGTTTGTTCATGTATCCTTGTTTAGCTATATTCAAGCTCTCTATATATTTCCCTTTTTTGAATATAAATTAATTAATATTCCAGTTTTTCATATATTTATTTCTACAGTTGGATATTTTTTTTTGAACTTTAAAAAATTAAACACTTCTAAAATAGAAAAGTTTTTTTGTTTTTTTATTTTAACATTTCTTATTATCAAATTTACTAGGCTGAACGAGTATGGTTATGATTATATTGCTCAATTTCTTTTGTTAATAATTTTTCATAAATTATTTTTTTTAAAAAAAAAGAGATGTGAAATATTTAAATCTATTGTTCTATTTATTTTCTCTATTTCTATTAAAAAAATATCACTATTATTTAGTCCATTATTTTTGCTACTGTTTTGGAGTAAAAATATTTTCGAGTTAATTAAAAGCAGTTTTCAGAAGAAATACTTGTTTTTAATTTTTTTACTGTTGATGATTATTTTCTCTAACAGTTTTATAAGGTCAGGGTGTATATTT encodes:
- a CDS encoding exonuclease domain-containing protein: MNYAFYDFETTGRSGTWDQIIQVGAVLVNAEFQELDRFEAKCGLRPGLVPEPGALLVNKTTPDMLRKTNLSHYGLVDQMLQTFKKWTPAIFIGYNSIGFDEEFLRKTLFKTLNDPYLTQFNGNKRGDILGLARTAHLYYPDCIKTPTSDKGNPVFKLDQLAPMNGIEHGNAHDAIGDVLATIGIAKIISDKAPAVWKASLMTTSKAEVNTIVQNEKLFCFNEYFYGKARPYVVTFLGFHPKYSWPQCFDLKEDPNTYFNMSMEDLKKAMKKSPKIIRSVKNNKHPIIMNPKFGENFEGYKQLGMAKLIERAELIKNNEEFKNKVARILEEEAQEKEDLDSQLDVQAEESIYSGGFASEQDKSTMKTFHQSDWKDKLLIADKFKDQRFNYFAKRLMYEENPSILPKDMHDEIHRAIAKQILSTNDEKWNTIPKAYNELDNLRAKYEEENDTERLAMMNDLNNFLEEIEKKYQDA
- the trxA gene encoding thioredoxin, which translates into the protein MATKQVTDDNFENEVLKSEKPVLVDFWAEWCGPCKMVGPVLEELSDEMADKLVIAKHNIDDSPNTPTKYGVRGIPTMLLFSGGQLIDTKVGAANKSNIKEWLDSKVR